The DNA segment gtctttaaaaatatattataaaataaattatcttaaataactattttaaatttgaaaagtcATGATCTTTCATACGAATCTTTGAAAACCTATAAATAGTCCATGTTCTTGCCTTTGGTATTGTGTGATTATAGGAGAGAACTTCTCAATTAGTAAAGTATAACCATCACATCAACACCAAACTCACATTGATCACATCATGTCCTGGTGTAGTGTCTAGGAAACCCTAAGAAGCCACATTACAATGAAGGGATCATCGTGAACCCTGACCTACAAAATGGTTTAGAGGGCTGGTCACAATACGTCAATACGGAAACGACAAAGTTAATTTCACAGAGTTTGAAGACAATAAGTTAGTTATTGTACAAATGGAGGAATCAACCTTATGATAGTGTACTGTCACAATTCACAAAAGGTTTGTTTGGAAAAGGGACTGCTCTTCACTTTCTCtggtatatataatttcaaactTGTGATTTTTGGTTCACACTCTTTCCTTAGAATTATGTCGACTGttatctaatatattttatgtaacaTGCAACTTGGTTACAAGTAGGCCAAGGGAACGTTCCCGTGAGAGCCGTCTTCAAGAAGAATGGTGAACATTTAAGCATGGAGGTTGAGTTATTGTTGAATCCAAATGCTGGTCTATGCTCAAAGGTGGTTTTACTTTTGACGAACCTGGTCCTGTATCTCTACTTTGAGGTATCTTCACATACAAACATAGTCGTGGTCTAGATCATCCCCCTAAGAAAATTACTACtttgatatattattaaaaagaaaattgcaACAATAAGACTAATGTTATTGTTTAAAGTGAAGGAATATTTGAAAAActaattgtttatttttttttctttttaaaatgtcAAATAGACATTAAATGTATAAGAAACtactattttgtatatttaaaaacagaATAATAATAAGAAGTCCAAAGTTTTTTTTACGAAGGATTTATTTGAGAAAAATAACTTTCTGATTTATGTTTCTTTAGATttgaaatatcaaaaaaaaaatgttgtgtAAATGGAAACGGAGAAACTGAccaatgatgtttttttttttgaaaaggacTGAACAATGATGTTTCTTACTGGATTATTTACATAACCTCTGAGATTTGGGTGTACAGCGTCTCGTTACCAGTGTAACTCTCACAATTAGCATGACGAGGAAAATGATTTGTGAAGCTCAGAGCCATAAACAGCGCCGATGACCAGTGAGCTAGTACGAAATGCAACCATCTCCATTGTACATAACAGACTAAGGTTCTCATTGGACTGCACCGTAGAAAGTAACATATATGGGGACAAGCATTCCAAAACTGGGTCACTAAGAGATTCGCCGTGATAGATTTCGGGAGTGCAATAAAATGGTACATCACAAAAGTTGTAAGAGGAAAAGAGGTTTACTCAACCACATAAGCAATGGTACGAACCTGtctttttatcataaatttttatAGGTTTtgaaaaagttatatttttctatgaagatgtgtttttcattttaaaaactgCAGATTGTTTAAGGGTTCTCAAAATGTctgatgatattttttttctaaatgtttCTATAAGTTTTTAATATAGTTATTGTTTAGTTCATTTTCATATCAATTTTATAtgcatttaatattaaaattatctaaaaaatattttgataatttaacaTCTGGATCATTTTATTATCTTATACTTTTATAATCTATTGCAACCACTGATGATAATAACATATTTGTTGGTGAACCATTACAACTATGATAAACAACAACAACTATTgataatagtatattttaatgatgaaCCATTGCAATTCTTAGTGACAACCCTTGTAATTATTGGTAATGTTAGACTTGAGTTATGGACCATTGCAATTTTTGGTGATAACCATTATGATAATTGGTTAACCATTGCAATGTTCTGGTTGTTAATCATTGCAACCCTCAACTTTCTCTATACAAATTGTACGTATTGACAAATTATAATTAGAAGCAAATAAATTATAGAAATAAAGAGAAAAATTCATTTTCAAACAATCAACAAAGatcttcaaaatatatatatacaaatacgAGAATTTTCATTTGGTATTTATGTATCTTatcctaaaacaaaaaaaacctttatttttcaaattattttttaagaaagagATGTCATGCGTGATTTTATCATTATCCAGGTTCATAATTCACACATTCTAGATTATAACCCCAAATAAATAATACAATTATTACTAATAAtaccaaaaaattttaaaacatatttgaagGTGAATTCTTTCATCTTTAAAATTGCATAGGTTTTAATTAATGTTAATTTTGTTAGTTGGTTAATTCTATTTATTATCCTTTAAAACAGACCAAATAAGTATGTAAAGATatatcttttcatttatttcttttttttcctggAAAATGGTCTATGAATGTGTCTTTTTTTGATTTGTTCAATTTTACATACTATCATTTTATATTCTATCTTTTGTagtaaaaaatcatttatcAGCCAACTTtcacaaattaattttaatgaaaatataatttatactaCCGCACTAACACAACTCtgaatttttgaattataatttatcttttcatttataaaaattcCTTGCTAACTGTATCTATGTTTTTCATAAATCTAAGCATTCTAACCACTCCATGTAATCATTCTTTTACcatacatatattttatgtgatttcaaagaaatcaaagaaaatatataaaatatggcatattattttttacgaaatgagtttccgtgcgatatcgcacgggttcCTTGCCTAGTTCTAGTAATAGAATGAAAGATATTGAGGCGGTGGTCAAAGGAAAACAAGTTTTTCTTACTTTTGTTTATGGGGATCCGGTGCAAAAGCTAAGAGAACAAGTATGGGAGAGACTAACTCGATTTGGATTGGCACGTTCGGAACCTTGGTTTATTATTGGAGATCTAAATGAAATTACTGGGAATCATGAAAAGGATGGAGGCTCCCTACGTAGTACAACTTCATTTATCCCCTTCAATAATATGATAAGAAATAGTGGTTTATTAGAATTTCCGGCTAGAGGAAATACACTGTCTTGGCAAGGAAGAAGGGGCAAAGGGAAAGGAGCAGTGACCGTCAGATGTCGCTTGGATCGGGCTTTGGCAAATGAGGAATGGCACACGCTCTTTCCATGTTCTTATACAGAGTATCTAAAAATGGTGGGGTCTGATCATCGTCCAGTGGTGGCTTTTTTGGAGGATAATGttccaaggaaaaaaaaaagggggcaATTTAGATTTGACAAAAGATGGATTGGTCAGGAGGGTTTCATGGGGTCGATTACAGCAGGCTGGACGGAGAGTCAGCAAGGACAATTAGGAGATCTTgctacaaaaattaaaaattgtcgTCATGAAATATCTTCATGGCGTAAGAATAATCAACCATATGGAAAGGATAAAATACAGGAGCTACAAAGGGCACTGGAGGAGGTTCAAATGGATAATAATAGGTCACAAGAAGAGATTATTGAGGTTTCTAGGAAACTGCAGAAGGCTTATAAGGATGAGGAGGAATATTGGCATCAGAAAAGCAGGAATATGTGGTACTCATCTGGAGATCTGAATACTAAATTTTATCATGCTTTGACGAAGCAGCGTAGGGTTCGTAACAAAATAGTGGGTCTCCATGATGAAGCAGGTAATTGGATAACGGATGAGAAAGGAGTTGAGAAGGTGGCAGTTGATTATTTTGAGAGTCTGTTCACGACCACGGATCCAACggaatttgatagttttttggAGGAGATAACACCATCTATTTCTCCCCAAATGAATCAAATATTACTGAGAATGGCAACGGAGGAAGAGGTCCGACAAGCTTTATTCATGATGCGTCCGGAGAAAGCGCCAGGACCGGATGGGATGACAGCTCTTTTCTTCCAACACTCTTGGCATATAATTAAGAGGGATGTGGTTGAGATGGTGAATAAATTTCTTCTCACAGGGAATATGGATCCACGTTTAAACATTACTAATATATGTATGATTCCTAAAGTAGAGAGACCCACAAGGATGACGGAATTAAGGCCGATAAGTCTTTGTAATGTTGGTTACAAGATTATCTCGAAGGTTTTGTGTCAAAGATTGAAAATTTGCCTACCAAGGCTAATTTCTGAGACACAATCGACATTTGTGGCGGGCAGGTTAATATcagataatattcttatagcgcaggaaatgtttcatggactGAGGACAAATAAGTCATGTCAGAATAAATTTATGGCaatcaaaacggatatgagCAAGGCATATGATAGGATTGAGTGGAAATTTATCGTGGCACTTCTTCACAAAATGGGATTTGATCCTCGTTGGACTAATTTGATGATGGAATGTATTTCTTCGGTTCAATATAGGGTTCTTATCAATGGTCAACCACAAGGACTTATTTTTCCTCAACGAGGCTTACGGCAGGGGGATCCTCTCTCTccgtatttatttattatgtgtactGAGGCATTAATCGCGAATATTAAGAGGGcggagagagagaaacaactTACTGGTTTAAAGGTGGCAAGAGCGTGTCCAGCAATCTCTCATTTGCTATTTGCCGAtgatagtcttttcttttgCAAGGCAA comes from the Brassica rapa cultivar Chiifu-401-42 chromosome A01, CAAS_Brap_v3.01, whole genome shotgun sequence genome and includes:
- the LOC117134437 gene encoding uncharacterized protein LOC117134437, whose translation is MKDIEAVVKGKQVFLTFVYGDPVQKLREQVWERLTRFGLARSEPWFIIGDLNEITGNHEKDGGSLRSTTSFIPFNNMIRNSGLLEFPARGNTLSWQGRRGKGKGAVTVRCRLDRALANEEWHTLFPCSYTEYLKMVGSDHRPVVAFLEDNVPRKKKRGQFRFDKRWIGQEGFMGSITAGWTESQQGQLGDLATKIKNCRHEISSWRKNNQPYGKDKIQELQRALEEVQMDNNRSQEEIIEVSRKLQKAYKDEEEYWHQKSRNMWYSSGDLNTKFYHALTKQRRVRNKIVGLHDEAGNWITDEKGVEKVAVDYFESLFTTTDPTEFDSFLEEITPSISPQMNQILLRMATEEEVRQALFMMRPEKAPGPDGMTALFFQHSWHIIKRDVVEMVNKFLLTGNMDPRLNITNICMIPKVERPTRMTELRPISLCNVGYKIISKVLCQRLKICLPRLISETQSTFVAGRLISDNILIAQEMFHGLRTNKSCQNKFMAIKTDMSKAYDRIEWKFIVALLHKMGFDPRWTNLMMECISSVQYRVLINGQPQGLIFPQRGLRQGDPLSPYLFIMCTEALIANIKRAEREKQLTGLKVARACPAISHLLFADDSLFFCKANKEECQTILRILKEYEAVSGQQINFQKSSIQFGHKIEEPNRQELRDVLGIQNIGGMRSYLGLPESLGGSKVQVFGFVQERLNNRVNGWTFRFFTKGGKEVIIKSVVTALPNHVMSVYRLPKATVKKLTSAVARFWWSPGGSSKGMHWKSWDKLCETKENGGLGFKDLMDFNTAMLGKQLWRLIEKPNTLFSRVFKGRYYRNASPLEPIRSSSPSYGWRSIISARSLVCKGLIKRVGTGSSISVWNDPWIPATRPRPANNNFPNFYPDLTVDSLINSESRSWNLQVIRTLVDPTDAKIIESIPLSRNQFEDRNGWHFTTNGKYSVRSGYQVERVYPDKEKPPDFYGPTVDILKAFCWKVRCPPKIRHFLWELLSGCISVIKNLKARGIQEDICCARCGCPEESINHVFFECPPARQVWALSKIPSSPNIFPSTSLFANMDHLFWRVQPLMDDHQFAWILWYIWKARNNKVFSNLDIDPRDTLQLAELESSLWAEAQVGNDPTREPSVQTSSSLAIQGRWCFIDGSWKDKDSFSGCGNRNSHYRFPFK